A stretch of Bradyrhizobium sp. CCBAU 53338 DNA encodes these proteins:
- a CDS encoding UPF0262 family protein produces the protein MTKPPEQDDSTNRIVAVTLDEDSIGRSGPDIEHERAIAIYDLIEQNLFAPDGADGKGPFTLHIGITGSRLMFDIRQEDGTPVVAHLLSLTPFRRIVKDYFMICDSYYQAIRTATPDKIEAIDMGRRGIHDEGSRTLQERLKGKVRVDFETSRRLFTLITVLHWKG, from the coding sequence ATGACAAAGCCGCCCGAACAGGACGACTCGACCAATCGCATCGTCGCGGTCACCCTCGACGAGGACTCGATCGGCCGTTCCGGCCCCGACATCGAGCATGAGCGTGCGATCGCGATCTACGACCTGATCGAGCAGAATCTGTTCGCGCCCGATGGCGCCGACGGCAAGGGCCCGTTCACGCTGCATATCGGCATCACCGGCAGCCGGCTGATGTTCGACATCCGCCAGGAGGACGGCACGCCCGTGGTCGCGCATCTGTTGTCGCTGACGCCGTTCCGGCGGATCGTGAAGGACTATTTCATGATCTGCGACAGCTACTACCAGGCGATCCGTACGGCGACCCCGGACAAGATCGAGGCCATCGACATGGGGCGCCGCGGCATCCATGACGAGGGATCGCGCACGCTGCAGGAGCGGTTGAAGGGCAAGGTGCGGGTCGACTTCGAGACCTCGCGCCGGCTGTTCACGCTCATCACTGTTCTTCACTGGAAGGGCTAA
- a CDS encoding low molecular weight phosphatase family protein — MAAPPRASNPQSVLFACAMNSVRSPMAASLLQHMFPQGLYVKSAGARKGELDPFAVAVMAELDQDISTHKPQTFEELEDWEGLNFDLIITLSPEAHHKALELTRTLAADVEYWPTQDPTTIEGSRDQKLAAYREVCDQLLMRIRRRFAKVGAASG, encoded by the coding sequence ATGGCTGCGCCCCCACGCGCAAGCAATCCGCAATCGGTGCTGTTCGCTTGCGCGATGAACAGCGTGCGCTCGCCGATGGCCGCGAGCCTGTTGCAGCACATGTTTCCGCAAGGCCTCTACGTGAAGTCGGCCGGCGCGAGAAAAGGCGAGCTCGATCCGTTCGCGGTGGCCGTGATGGCCGAGCTCGACCAGGACATCTCGACCCACAAGCCGCAGACTTTCGAGGAGCTGGAGGATTGGGAGGGGCTGAATTTCGATCTCATCATCACGCTGTCGCCCGAGGCGCACCACAAGGCGCTGGAGCTGACGCGGACGCTTGCTGCCGACGTCGAATACTGGCCGACGCAGGATCCCACCACCATCGAAGGCAGCCGCGACCAGAAGCTCGCCGCCTACCGCGAGGTCTGCGACCAGCTCCTGATGCGCATCCGCCGGCGCTTTGCCAAGGTCGGCGCCGCGAGCGGGTAG
- a CDS encoding Maf-like protein produces MLGRPKFVLASGSPRRLSLLNQAGIDPDALRPADVDETPKRGELPRACANRLARAKADAALKSVQLDDELRGAFILSADTVVAVGRRILPKANLVDEAAQCLRLLSGRNHRVYTAICLVTPREAFRQRLVETRVRFKRLSEDDIQAYIGSGEWRGKAGGYAVQGIAGSFVVKMVGSYTNVVGLPLYETTTLLGGEGFPIRFGWLNATAV; encoded by the coding sequence ATGCTCGGCCGCCCCAAATTCGTTCTTGCCTCCGGTTCGCCGCGGCGCCTGTCGCTGCTCAACCAGGCCGGCATCGACCCGGACGCGCTCCGGCCGGCCGATGTCGACGAGACGCCGAAGCGGGGCGAGCTGCCGCGCGCCTGCGCCAACCGCCTCGCGCGAGCCAAGGCCGATGCGGCGCTCAAATCAGTCCAGCTCGACGACGAGCTGCGCGGTGCCTTCATCCTGTCCGCCGACACGGTGGTAGCCGTCGGCCGCCGCATCCTGCCCAAGGCCAACCTCGTGGACGAGGCCGCGCAGTGCCTGCGGCTGCTGTCGGGCCGCAACCACCGCGTCTATACCGCGATCTGTCTGGTGACGCCGCGCGAGGCGTTCCGCCAGCGCCTAGTGGAGACCCGCGTCCGCTTCAAGCGCCTCTCGGAAGACGACATCCAGGCCTATATCGGCTCCGGCGAATGGCGCGGCAAGGCCGGCGGCTATGCCGTGCAGGGCATCGCCGGATCGTTCGTGGTGAAGATGGTGGGCTCCTACACCAATGTGGTCGGCCTGCCGCTGTACGAGACCACGACGCTGCTCGGCGGCGAGGGCTTTCCGATCCGCTTCGGCTGGCTCAACGCCACCGCGGTCTGA
- the yacG gene encoding DNA gyrase inhibitor YacG yields MDDHVKKPASPLKTCPICGKPQAQATRPFCSSRCRDVDLNRWLKGSYIIPGRDDEVDDVE; encoded by the coding sequence ATGGACGACCACGTCAAAAAGCCCGCCTCGCCCCTCAAGACCTGCCCGATCTGCGGCAAGCCGCAGGCGCAGGCCACCCGCCCGTTCTGCTCCTCGCGCTGCCGTGACGTCGACCTGAACCGCTGGCTCAAGGGCTCCTACATCATCCCCGGCCGGGACGACGAGGTGGACGACGTAGAATAA
- a CDS encoding LysR substrate-binding domain-containing protein, translating to MDLRQVRYFIAVAEERSFTLAARRLNLSQPPLSQHIQALEAELGTQLLYRTSRKVELTQAGEAMLLRGRAILQQVKSAEDEVRSIGAGLVGALDLGATGSILRGRLAELLAAYREVAPLVRMTVHEQAPARQIAALLNRTTNISLIRGVPTERELSSKLAWREEVVLAVPRTHRLAKRKRVALAELASEDHVVLDPDSSDFARYVQTCCVDAGFLPKVSQQVVDAQSIPSLIAAGFGVALVPQSIARFTTADIAFRPIRPSPPAADVFLVFRQDETSMVVHNFIKLALRYLGQRRRVA from the coding sequence ATGGACCTCCGCCAGGTCAGGTACTTCATCGCGGTCGCCGAGGAGCGCAGCTTCACCCTCGCCGCGCGGCGGCTGAACTTGTCGCAGCCGCCGCTCAGCCAGCACATCCAGGCGCTCGAGGCCGAGCTCGGGACCCAGCTGCTCTACAGGACCAGCCGCAAGGTGGAGCTGACGCAGGCCGGCGAAGCGATGCTGCTGCGCGGGCGCGCCATCCTGCAGCAGGTCAAGTCCGCGGAAGACGAGGTGCGCTCGATCGGCGCCGGCCTGGTCGGAGCGCTGGATCTCGGCGCGACCGGCTCGATCCTGCGCGGCCGTCTCGCGGAGCTGCTGGCGGCCTACCGGGAGGTCGCGCCGTTGGTGAGGATGACGGTGCACGAGCAGGCGCCGGCGCGGCAGATCGCGGCGCTCCTCAACCGCACGACCAACATCTCGCTCATTCGCGGCGTTCCGACCGAACGCGAGCTGAGCAGCAAGCTGGCGTGGCGGGAAGAGGTCGTTCTCGCCGTACCCCGCACCCACCGCCTGGCCAAGCGCAAGCGCGTCGCCCTTGCCGAACTGGCCTCGGAGGATCACGTCGTCCTCGACCCCGACAGCTCCGACTTCGCGCGCTATGTGCAGACATGCTGCGTCGATGCCGGCTTCCTGCCGAAAGTGTCCCAGCAGGTCGTCGACGCGCAGTCGATCCCGAGCCTGATCGCGGCCGGCTTCGGCGTCGCCCTCGTGCCGCAGTCGATCGCGCGTTTCACCACAGCCGACATCGCGTTTCGCCCGATCAGACCCTCACCGCCCGCGGCCGACGTGTTCCTGGTGTTCAGACAGGACGAGACGTCGATGGTGGTGCACAATTTCATCAAGCTCGCGCTGCGGTATCTGGGGCAGAGGAGGAGGGTGGCGTAA
- a CDS encoding C4-dicarboxylate transporter DctA gives MPRIFKSLFFQVVVALALGIALGMAYPDTALQMKPLGDGFIKLIKMLVPVIVFCVVVQGISAAGDLSKVGRVGIRSLLYFEIVTTIALVFGIALAYYFQPGAGMNIDPSTLDAKALSGFSQTAAQVAGGGVSEFLMKLIPSTIVGAFSSGDVLQVLIVSIMFGCAVSLCGERARPVVDFIERVNEIILKMMNFVVRLAPIGVFGAIAFTVGKYGIGSLKQLGGLVGLFYLAVVLFVVIVLGSIMRLSGFSLFKLLAYLREELMIVLGTAAGDSVLPQTMRKLELLGIKRSTVGLVIPTGYSFNLDAFSIYLTLAAVFIAQATNTPLALGDLLAILGVALLTSKGAHGVPGSAIVVLAATLSAIPAIPAIGLVLILSVDWFIGIARALGNYVGNCVATVVVAAWEGDLDHAKAHRILNGEIDPLRESLQAEPDGAVAPVAGLQTL, from the coding sequence ATGCCCAGGATTTTCAAGTCACTCTTCTTCCAGGTCGTCGTCGCACTCGCACTCGGCATCGCGCTCGGTATGGCCTATCCGGATACGGCCTTGCAGATGAAGCCGCTCGGCGACGGCTTCATCAAGCTGATCAAGATGCTGGTGCCCGTCATCGTGTTCTGCGTCGTGGTGCAGGGCATCTCGGCGGCCGGGGACCTTTCAAAGGTCGGACGAGTCGGGATTCGCTCGTTGCTCTATTTCGAGATCGTCACGACGATCGCCTTGGTGTTCGGCATCGCGCTCGCCTACTACTTCCAGCCCGGCGCCGGCATGAACATCGATCCCAGCACGCTCGATGCCAAGGCGCTCAGCGGCTTCAGCCAGACCGCGGCCCAGGTCGCCGGCGGCGGCGTCTCCGAGTTCCTGATGAAGCTGATCCCGTCCACCATCGTCGGCGCGTTCAGCTCCGGCGACGTCCTGCAAGTCCTGATCGTCTCGATCATGTTCGGCTGCGCAGTGTCATTGTGCGGCGAGCGCGCAAGGCCGGTGGTCGATTTCATCGAGCGCGTCAACGAGATCATCCTCAAGATGATGAACTTCGTCGTCCGGCTCGCTCCGATCGGCGTGTTCGGCGCGATCGCGTTCACCGTCGGCAAGTACGGCATCGGCTCGCTCAAGCAGCTCGGTGGCCTCGTCGGCCTGTTCTACCTGGCGGTGGTGCTGTTCGTGGTGATCGTCCTCGGATCGATCATGCGGCTGTCCGGCTTCAGCCTGTTCAAGCTGCTCGCATACTTGCGCGAGGAACTGATGATCGTGCTCGGCACGGCCGCGGGCGACAGCGTGCTGCCGCAGACCATGCGCAAGCTCGAGCTGCTCGGCATCAAGCGATCGACCGTCGGCCTCGTCATTCCGACCGGGTACTCGTTCAACCTGGATGCGTTCTCGATTTACCTGACCCTGGCGGCGGTCTTCATCGCGCAGGCGACCAACACGCCGCTGGCCCTGGGCGATCTTCTGGCGATCCTCGGCGTCGCGCTGCTCACCTCCAAGGGCGCCCATGGCGTTCCGGGCTCGGCCATCGTGGTGCTCGCCGCGACGCTGTCGGCGATCCCGGCCATCCCGGCGATCGGCCTCGTGCTGATCTTGTCGGTGGACTGGTTCATCGGTATCGCTCGCGCGCTCGGCAATTATGTCGGAAACTGCGTTGCGACGGTCGTCGTTGCCGCATGGGAGGGCGATCTCGATCACGCCAAGGCGCATCGCATCCTGAACGGCGAGATCGATCCCTTGCGCGAGAGCTTGCAGGCCGAGCCTGATGGTGCGGTTGCTCCCGTCGCGGGCCTGCAAACGCTCTGA
- a CDS encoding ureidoglycolate lyase, which yields MATLSIEPLTKQAFAPFGEVIETEGVIPLSINQGFARRFNDLAKIDVAAEGGQTNISWFVASLRPAPIAIRLMERHPLGSQLFMPLGRVSWLVVVCTDPRHAASYRAFAATGHQGVNYARNCWHHPLLVLEDSSPFLVVDRKGDGNNLEEYWLDETMQLDLMPEHHEA from the coding sequence ATGGCGACCCTCTCGATCGAGCCCCTGACGAAGCAGGCGTTCGCGCCGTTCGGCGAGGTCATCGAAACGGAGGGGGTGATCCCCCTGTCGATCAACCAGGGTTTTGCCAGGCGCTTCAACGACCTAGCCAAGATCGACGTCGCCGCGGAAGGCGGACAGACCAACATCAGCTGGTTTGTCGCCTCCTTGCGTCCTGCGCCGATCGCGATTCGCCTGATGGAACGCCATCCGCTCGGCAGCCAGTTGTTCATGCCGCTTGGTCGCGTGAGCTGGCTGGTCGTGGTTTGCACCGATCCGCGCCATGCCGCGAGCTATCGGGCATTCGCGGCGACGGGGCATCAGGGCGTGAACTATGCACGCAACTGCTGGCACCATCCGCTGCTGGTGCTCGAGGATTCAAGCCCGTTCCTCGTCGTCGACCGCAAGGGCGATGGCAACAATCTCGAAGAATATTGGCTGGACGAGACCATGCAGCTCGATCTCATGCCTGAACACCACGAGGCCTGA
- a CDS encoding bifunctional allantoicase/(S)-ureidoglycine aminohydrolase codes for MSSRTYHVPQGGLPPQTDLLSGRAVFTTAYAVIPNSVQRDIVVSHLPHWDDTRVWVLARPLSGFAETFSHYLMDIAPAGGSDIPEPEKDAEGALFVAGGQVTLTLAGKDRELKAGGFAYLPPGCGWSLRNRSSNSTQLHWIRKLYQRVPGLAEPEPIVTNEESIAPVAMPDTEGRWATTRFIDPADMRYDMHINIVTFEPGATIPFTETHVMEHGLYVLEGKAVYRLNRDWVEVEAGDYMWLRAFCPQACYAGGPGRFRYLLYKDVNRHMNLRQGAPLI; via the coding sequence ATGTCGTCGCGAACCTATCACGTCCCGCAGGGCGGCCTGCCGCCGCAAACGGATCTCCTGAGCGGCCGCGCGGTCTTCACGACCGCTTACGCCGTCATTCCGAACAGCGTGCAGCGCGATATCGTCGTCAGCCACCTGCCGCACTGGGACGACACGCGCGTCTGGGTGCTGGCGCGGCCGCTCTCCGGTTTCGCCGAGACGTTCTCCCATTATCTGATGGACATCGCGCCCGCGGGAGGCAGCGATATCCCCGAGCCCGAGAAGGACGCCGAGGGTGCGCTGTTCGTCGCGGGCGGGCAGGTCACGCTCACGCTGGCGGGCAAGGACAGGGAGCTGAAAGCCGGCGGCTTCGCCTATCTGCCGCCCGGCTGCGGCTGGAGCCTGCGCAATCGCAGCTCGAACTCGACCCAGCTCCACTGGATTCGCAAGCTGTACCAGCGCGTGCCAGGTTTGGCCGAGCCCGAGCCGATCGTGACCAACGAAGAATCGATCGCGCCCGTGGCGATGCCCGATACGGAGGGGCGGTGGGCCACCACGCGCTTCATCGATCCCGCCGACATGCGATACGACATGCACATCAACATCGTGACCTTCGAGCCGGGGGCGACGATCCCCTTCACCGAGACCCATGTCATGGAGCACGGGCTTTACGTGCTCGAGGGCAAGGCGGTCTATCGCCTCAATCGCGATTGGGTGGAGGTCGAAGCCGGCGACTATATGTGGCTGCGCGCGTTCTGCCCGCAGGCCTGCTACGCGGGCGGCCCCGGCCGGTTCCGCTATCTGCTCTACAAGGACGTCAACCGCCACATGAATCTGCGGCAGGGCGCACCGCTGATCTAG
- a CDS encoding PAS domain-containing sensor histidine kinase gives MMRALDWSRSPLGPPRQWSQALKTTVSMLLAAQAQIVLFWGPEYVALYNDAYAPGIGANHPRALGRPAIENWGELWDDLEPLLSGVRQTRKTFAAKDRPFYVERHGYGETSYWDVSYSAVPDDDGSVGGVLCIVSETTERVLGETQLRASEARYKELNATLEQRVAERTAERHLLATIVETTDGQIQALDLGYRWLAINASCADAYQRIYGKRPKVGDSLHEFLADRPEHLAAALAIWGRALAGEAFTNIEEFGDPHFDRRVYEMKFEALRAPDGTRIGAFLTGTDVTDRLEEQARLAQAEEALRQAQKMEAMGQLTGGVAHDFNNLLTPIVGLLDLFQRKGIGGEREHRLIAGAAQAAERAKTLVQRLLAFARRQPLQAVPVDIGRLVADMGELISSTTGPQIQVTVDTPDGLPEAMADPNQIEMAILNLSVNARDAMPDGGRLRISAKARTIEASQAYRLAPGEYVCISVADTGIGMDEKTLAHAVEPFFSTKGIGQGTGLGLSMVHGLASQLGGALIIKSAVGSGTTVELWLPVSHAAAGAIDAVTESKLRPLPAGTALLVDDEPLVRMSTAEMLSELGYRVVEAASAEDALQRVKDGLRPDLLVTDHLMPGMSGTDLGLALRHQYPEIQILVVSGYANNEGITPDLSRLTKPFRSDELAASLANLANAGR, from the coding sequence ATGATGCGTGCCCTCGACTGGTCGCGCTCGCCGCTCGGACCTCCCCGCCAATGGTCCCAGGCCCTCAAGACGACGGTCAGCATGTTGCTGGCCGCTCAGGCCCAGATCGTGCTGTTCTGGGGCCCCGAATATGTCGCGCTGTACAACGACGCCTATGCGCCGGGCATCGGCGCCAATCACCCCCGCGCGCTCGGCCGTCCCGCAATCGAGAACTGGGGCGAGCTGTGGGACGATCTCGAGCCGCTGCTATCGGGCGTGCGCCAAACGAGAAAGACATTCGCGGCGAAGGACCGCCCATTCTACGTCGAGCGCCACGGTTACGGCGAGACGAGTTACTGGGACGTCTCCTACTCGGCCGTGCCCGATGACGATGGCTCGGTCGGCGGCGTTCTCTGCATCGTCTCCGAGACCACCGAGCGCGTTCTCGGCGAGACGCAGTTGCGGGCGAGCGAAGCGCGCTACAAGGAGCTGAACGCCACACTCGAACAGCGCGTGGCCGAACGCACCGCCGAGCGTCACTTGCTCGCCACCATCGTGGAAACCACCGACGGGCAGATCCAGGCGCTCGATCTCGGTTATCGCTGGCTCGCGATCAACGCCTCATGCGCGGACGCCTATCAGCGCATCTACGGCAAGCGGCCGAAGGTCGGCGATTCCCTGCACGAATTCCTCGCCGACCGGCCCGAGCATCTCGCGGCCGCCCTTGCGATCTGGGGCCGGGCGCTGGCTGGCGAAGCCTTCACCAATATCGAGGAGTTCGGCGATCCGCATTTCGACCGCCGCGTCTACGAGATGAAGTTCGAGGCGCTGCGCGCCCCCGACGGCACGCGGATCGGCGCGTTCCTGACCGGGACGGACGTGACCGATCGCCTGGAGGAGCAGGCGCGACTCGCACAGGCCGAGGAAGCGCTGCGCCAGGCCCAGAAGATGGAGGCGATGGGCCAGCTCACCGGGGGCGTCGCGCATGACTTCAACAATTTGCTGACGCCGATCGTCGGCCTGCTCGACCTGTTCCAGCGCAAGGGCATCGGTGGCGAGCGCGAGCATCGCCTGATCGCCGGCGCCGCGCAGGCAGCCGAGCGCGCCAAGACGCTGGTGCAGCGCCTGCTTGCCTTCGCGCGCCGGCAGCCGCTTCAGGCCGTTCCGGTCGACATCGGCCGGCTCGTGGCCGACATGGGCGAGCTGATCTCCAGCACGACAGGACCGCAGATCCAGGTGACGGTGGACACGCCGGACGGGCTTCCCGAGGCCATGGCCGATCCCAACCAGATCGAGATGGCGATCCTGAACCTCAGCGTGAACGCTCGCGATGCCATGCCCGACGGCGGACGCTTGCGCATCTCCGCCAAGGCCAGGACGATCGAAGCCTCGCAAGCCTATCGCCTGGCGCCGGGCGAGTATGTCTGCATCTCCGTCGCGGATACCGGCATCGGCATGGACGAGAAGACGCTGGCTCATGCCGTCGAGCCTTTCTTCTCGACCAAGGGCATCGGGCAAGGGACCGGTCTCGGCCTCTCGATGGTCCACGGCCTTGCCTCGCAGCTCGGCGGCGCGCTGATCATCAAGAGTGCGGTGGGATCAGGCACCACGGTGGAATTGTGGCTGCCGGTGAGCCATGCGGCCGCTGGCGCGATCGACGCCGTCACGGAGTCAAAACTGCGACCGCTGCCCGCCGGCACGGCGCTGCTGGTGGACGACGAGCCGCTGGTGCGCATGAGCACGGCCGAGATGCTGAGCGAACTCGGTTACCGCGTCGTCGAAGCGGCTTCCGCGGAGGACGCGCTTCAGCGCGTCAAGGACGGCCTGCGCCCGGACCTGCTGGTCACGGACCATCTGATGCCCGGCATGAGCGGAACGGACCTCGGGCTGGCGCTGCGCCATCAATACCCCGAGATCCAGATCCTCGTCGTGTCAGGCTACGCCAACAACGAAGGCATCACGCCGGACCTGTCGCGCCTGACGAAGCCGTTCCGAAGCGACGAGCTCGCGGCGAGCCTGGCGAATTTGGCGAACGCGGGACGGTAA
- a CDS encoding FABP family protein, which translates to MLPIPADIFTEPEDVSPDSLANLGPLRRLAGTWQADKGIDINPKADGPERRTFIEHIRMDPIDPQANGPQLFYGLRYHIHINTPEEDITFHDQVGYWLWEPATGLIMQTLAIPRGQVLLASGQAKADDKKISVTAKRGDTSYGICSTDFLERAFRTDSYRCDITFNDDGSWSYLIQTALFVRGAPFNHHDSNTLLLVAPPKLNPLATIVNNRAKGNKPA; encoded by the coding sequence ATGCTCCCCATTCCCGCCGACATCTTCACCGAGCCCGAGGACGTTTCTCCGGACAGTCTTGCCAATCTCGGGCCACTCCGCCGGCTCGCCGGCACCTGGCAGGCGGACAAGGGCATCGACATCAATCCGAAGGCGGATGGGCCGGAGCGGCGGACCTTCATCGAGCACATCCGGATGGACCCGATTGATCCGCAGGCCAACGGGCCGCAGCTGTTCTACGGGCTGCGCTATCACATCCACATCAATACGCCCGAGGAAGACATCACCTTCCACGACCAGGTCGGCTATTGGCTGTGGGAGCCCGCGACAGGACTGATCATGCAGACGCTGGCGATCCCGCGCGGACAGGTGCTGCTGGCTTCGGGCCAGGCCAAGGCGGATGACAAGAAGATATCGGTCACGGCGAAGCGCGGCGACACTTCTTACGGGATCTGCTCGACCGACTTCCTGGAACGAGCCTTCCGCACCGACTCCTACCGTTGCGACATCACCTTCAACGACGACGGCAGCTGGAGCTATCTGATCCAAACCGCGTTGTTTGTCCGCGGCGCGCCGTTCAACCATCATGACAGCAATACGCTTCTGCTGGTCGCACCGCCAAAACTGAATCCGCTCGCGACGATCGTCAACAATCGCGCCAAGGGCAACAAGCCCGCCTGA
- a CDS encoding dihydrofolate reductase family protein — translation MKPYVICLMHSSLDGRTHPSRWRPKGAGTDWFEKIHDELGGDAWVIGRVTGSEFAKGKPYPETGEKLPRENWFARRDAKNNVKTYGVVLDAHGKIGWGRSDIGGDPIVAVLTEGVPDSHLAGLRGEGVSYIFAGKSEIDLALAIEILNRELGVKRLLVEGGGVANGAFLRAGLIDEFNLILSPAIDGAKGAPFVFDSTEEDHDKRAPLTAMTLESTRDLGGGVLLLRYLIQNDSARQ, via the coding sequence ATGAAGCCCTACGTCATCTGCCTGATGCATTCGAGCCTCGACGGCCGCACCCATCCGAGCCGCTGGCGCCCGAAGGGCGCCGGCACCGACTGGTTCGAGAAGATCCATGACGAACTCGGCGGCGATGCCTGGGTGATCGGCCGCGTCACCGGCTCGGAGTTCGCCAAGGGCAAGCCCTATCCCGAGACGGGTGAGAAGCTGCCCCGCGAAAACTGGTTCGCGCGGCGCGATGCCAAGAACAATGTCAAGACCTACGGCGTCGTGCTCGATGCGCACGGCAAGATCGGCTGGGGCCGCTCGGATATCGGCGGCGATCCAATCGTGGCGGTGCTGACCGAGGGCGTACCGGATTCGCATCTCGCCGGCCTGCGTGGCGAGGGCGTGTCCTACATCTTCGCCGGCAAATCCGAGATCGACCTCGCGCTGGCGATCGAGATTCTCAATCGCGAGCTTGGCGTGAAGCGCCTGCTGGTGGAAGGCGGCGGTGTCGCCAACGGGGCCTTCCTGCGCGCCGGCCTGATCGACGAGTTCAACCTGATCCTCAGCCCCGCGATCGACGGCGCCAAAGGTGCGCCCTTCGTCTTCGATTCGACCGAGGAAGACCACGACAAGCGCGCGCCGCTCACTGCGATGACGCTGGAGAGCACGCGGGATCTCGGCGGCGGCGTGCTGCTGCTGCGCTATCTGATCCAGAACGATTCTGCGCGCCAATAA
- a CDS encoding NAD(P)/FAD-dependent oxidoreductase, with the protein MSDRPEHIVIVGAGAAGLMAARVLAHGGRRVTILEARERCGGRIHPLPASRFGYPADGGAEFVHGEAPITRGLAREAGLTVRTIGGAQWSFDGTTFSRESPRDPYDEQLHAAVKDLTEDLTVAEFLRRHFAGPDCARLRHAVERMVEGYDAADPARASTLALRDEWMNDGHATQARIDGGYGGLIDFLTAQCRKSGVAIRFGAVVTTIEEDGGSVAVRCAGGEVQLCDRVIVTVPLPLLREIALPSAARAKAAAADDIGFGSVIKILLRFTRPWWCKRREELADMLFLLSDETIPVWWTQRPDQHPVLTGWFGGPRTAELSHLDLPGLIDAGISSLAAIFGIPREEIARDLVAAEAANWAHDPFARGAYSWATPRTRAAQERLARAEGPVLFSGEALYRGRDMGTVEAALASGLETAEMILRG; encoded by the coding sequence ATGTCCGATAGGCCAGAGCACATCGTCATCGTCGGCGCTGGCGCGGCCGGCCTGATGGCTGCGCGCGTGCTCGCGCACGGCGGCAGGCGCGTCACGATCCTGGAGGCGCGCGAGCGCTGCGGCGGGCGCATCCATCCGCTGCCAGCATCCAGGTTCGGCTATCCCGCCGATGGGGGCGCCGAGTTCGTCCATGGCGAGGCACCGATCACCCGCGGCCTCGCGCGCGAGGCGGGGCTGACGGTGCGGACGATTGGCGGCGCGCAATGGAGCTTCGACGGCACGACATTCTCGCGCGAGAGCCCGCGCGATCCCTACGACGAACAGCTTCATGCCGCAGTGAAGGATCTGACGGAGGATCTCACCGTCGCCGAGTTCCTGCGCCGTCATTTCGCAGGACCGGACTGCGCGCGGTTGCGGCATGCCGTCGAGCGCATGGTCGAGGGCTATGACGCGGCCGACCCCGCGCGTGCCTCGACATTGGCGCTACGGGACGAATGGATGAACGACGGACATGCGACACAGGCACGCATCGACGGCGGCTATGGCGGCCTGATCGATTTTCTGACGGCGCAGTGCCGCAAGTCCGGCGTTGCCATTCGTTTCGGCGCCGTGGTCACGACGATCGAGGAGGACGGGGGCTCGGTCGCCGTCCGCTGCGCCGGCGGCGAGGTGCAACTCTGCGATCGCGTGATCGTCACCGTGCCGCTGCCGCTATTGCGCGAGATCGCGTTGCCATCAGCCGCGCGCGCAAAGGCGGCAGCCGCCGACGATATCGGCTTCGGCAGCGTCATCAAGATCCTGCTGCGATTTACGCGGCCATGGTGGTGCAAGCGGCGCGAAGAGCTCGCCGATATGCTGTTCCTGTTGTCGGACGAGACCATCCCGGTGTGGTGGACGCAGCGTCCGGACCAGCATCCGGTGCTGACGGGATGGTTCGGCGGTCCGCGGACTGCGGAGCTGTCGCACCTTGATCTCCCGGGATTGATCGACGCCGGGATCTCTTCGCTCGCCGCCATCTTCGGCATTCCGCGCGAGGAGATCGCACGGGATCTCGTGGCGGCCGAAGCCGCCAACTGGGCGCACGATCCCTTTGCCCGCGGCGCCTATTCCTGGGCGACGCCGCGGACGCGCGCGGCGCAGGAGCGCCTGGCGCGCGCCGAGGGCCCGGTGCTGTTCTCAGGCGAGGCGCTCTATCGCGGCCGCGACATGGGAACGGTCGAGGCGGCGCTCGCGAGCGGGCTGGAAACGGCGGAGATGATCCTGCGGGGATGA